One window of Corvus moneduloides isolate bCorMon1 chromosome 13, bCorMon1.pri, whole genome shotgun sequence genomic DNA carries:
- the LOC116450310 gene encoding mitotic-spindle organizing protein 2B-like isoform X3: MSEAAAGMAAAAAPMAEARLRRKQLLSAEEAELFELAQAAGSGLDPEVFRVLLDLLRMNVAPLAVFQVLKSMCAGQRLPPGPEGGPAAPIPADTRGRNKTSSAVSGTQILAERSSREGSAQRMPRQPSVSRMQKAGTSGKNTGGGNST; encoded by the exons ATGtcggaggcggcggcgggaatggcggcggcggcggcaccgaTGGCGGAGGCGCGGCTGCGGcggaagcagctgctgagcgCGGAGGAGGCGGAGCTGTTCGAGCTGGCGCAGGCGGCGGGCAGCGGGCTGGACCCGGAGGTGTTCCG GGTGCTGCTGGACCTGCTGCGCATGAACGTGGCGCCGCTCGCCGTGTTCCAGGTGCTGAAGTCGATGTGCGCCGGGCAGCGGCTCCCGCCGGGGCCCGAAGGCGGTCCCGCCGCGCCGATCCCCGCCGACACCCGAG ggagaaataaaaccagctctgctgtcagtgGGACACAGATTCTGGCCGAAAGAAGCAGCCGGGAAGGATCTGCCCAGAGGATGCCCCGACAGCCGAGTGTGAGCCGTATGCAGAAGGCAGGAACCTCTGGGAAGAACACTGGGGGAGGCAACAGTACCTAA
- the LOC116450310 gene encoding mitotic-spindle organizing protein 2A-like isoform X4, whose translation MSEAAAGMAAAAAPMAEARLRRKQLLSAEEAELFELAQAAGSGLDPEVFRVLLDLLRMNVAPLAVFQVLKSMCAGQRLPPGPEGGPAAPIPADTRVVFRTLRA comes from the exons ATGtcggaggcggcggcgggaatggcggcggcggcggcaccgaTGGCGGAGGCGCGGCTGCGGcggaagcagctgctgagcgCGGAGGAGGCGGAGCTGTTCGAGCTGGCGCAGGCGGCGGGCAGCGGGCTGGACCCGGAGGTGTTCCG GGTGCTGCTGGACCTGCTGCGCATGAACGTGGCGCCGCTCGCCGTGTTCCAGGTGCTGAAGTCGATGTGCGCCGGGCAGCGGCTCCCGCCGGGGCCCGAAGGCGGTCCCGCCGCGCCGATCCCCGCCGACACCCGAG TTGTTTTCAGAACGTTGAGGGCCTGA
- the LOC116450310 gene encoding mitotic-spindle organizing protein 2A-like isoform X2: protein MSEAAAGMAAAAAPMAEARLRRKQLLSAEEAELFELAQAAGSGLDPEVFRVLLDLLRMNVAPLAVFQVLKSMCAGQRLPPGPEGGPAAPIPADTRGLSLDVWLLRQQGTDTGRKELCIAGVRMLSCPGKLSQTPVPVGKATEPITSHGLCQRFPGEK, encoded by the exons ATGtcggaggcggcggcgggaatggcggcggcggcggcaccgaTGGCGGAGGCGCGGCTGCGGcggaagcagctgctgagcgCGGAGGAGGCGGAGCTGTTCGAGCTGGCGCAGGCGGCGGGCAGCGGGCTGGACCCGGAGGTGTTCCG GGTGCTGCTGGACCTGCTGCGCATGAACGTGGCGCCGCTCGCCGTGTTCCAGGTGCTGAAGTCGATGTGCGCCGGGCAGCGGCTCCCGCCGGGGCCCGAAGGCGGTCCCGCCGCGCCGATCCCCGCCGACACCCGAG GCCTGTCACTTGATGTGTGGCTTTTAAGGCAGCAAGGAACTGACACAGGAAGAAAGGAGTTGTGCATAGCAGGGGTCAGAATGCTCTCCTGCCCAGGGAAACTGTCACAAACTCCAGTACCTGTTGGAAAAGCCACGGAGCCCATCACGAGCCATGGGCTCTGTCAAAGGTTCCCAGG ggagaaataa
- the LOC116450310 gene encoding uncharacterized protein LOC116450310 isoform X1, whose amino-acid sequence MSEAAAGMAAAAAPMAEARLRRKQLLSAEEAELFELAQAAGSGLDPEVFRVLLDLLRMNVAPLAVFQVLKSMCAGQRLPPGPEGGPAAPIPADTRGLSLDVWLLRQQGTDTGRKELCIAGVRMLSCPGKLSQTPVPVGKATEPITSHGLCQRFPGCFQNVEGLSPVVLKGTGVCVYIPGLRTCPLSGQMLVRRGRTFTWGHVWDC is encoded by the exons ATGtcggaggcggcggcgggaatggcggcggcggcggcaccgaTGGCGGAGGCGCGGCTGCGGcggaagcagctgctgagcgCGGAGGAGGCGGAGCTGTTCGAGCTGGCGCAGGCGGCGGGCAGCGGGCTGGACCCGGAGGTGTTCCG GGTGCTGCTGGACCTGCTGCGCATGAACGTGGCGCCGCTCGCCGTGTTCCAGGTGCTGAAGTCGATGTGCGCCGGGCAGCGGCTCCCGCCGGGGCCCGAAGGCGGTCCCGCCGCGCCGATCCCCGCCGACACCCGAG GCCTGTCACTTGATGTGTGGCTTTTAAGGCAGCAAGGAACTGACACAGGAAGAAAGGAGTTGTGCATAGCAGGGGTCAGAATGCTCTCCTGCCCAGGGAAACTGTCACAAACTCCAGTACCTGTTGGAAAAGCCACGGAGCCCATCACGAGCCATGGGCTCTGTCAAAGGTTCCCAGG TTGTTTTCAGAACGTTGAGGGCCTGAGTCCAGTGGTGCTTAAGGGTACcggtgtgtgtgtatacataccTGGGTTGAGGACCTGCCCTCTCAGCGGACAGATGCTTGTGAGAAGGGGGAGGACATTCACCTGGGGGCATGTCTGGGATTGCTAA